The Prinia subflava isolate CZ2003 ecotype Zambia chromosome 15, Cam_Psub_1.2, whole genome shotgun sequence genome contains a region encoding:
- the PRC1 gene encoding protein regulator of cytokinesis 1 isoform X1, whose product MECGGKRKSEVLAAEAVCCLNRAMATLRDIWEEIGIPEEQRLERTDAVRKHIKSLLDMMVAEEESLKERLLKGIALCRKDLDTLCKELQLGFFETEEECTILQMEKNLRTRVEALQKQKQDRKQELKALQEQDRDLCDILCTSLFSIDSGSVPSLEDLDRYRRHVASLNTLKEQRREEFVTNKRQIILLMEELDHTPDTSFERDVVCEDEEAFCLSKDNIMALQNLLQQLEARRALNEAVCAELRTRIVALWERLQIPQEERESSAVHLAGARVKTRRALQQEVDRLEELKLQNMKSVIHAIRAELADYWDKCFYSQEQRENFSPFYDEDYTETLLELHDAEVGKMKIYYETHKDLFEAVQKWEENWKLFLELESKATDPSRFTNRGGNLLKEEKQRAKLQKTLSRLQEELERKVQSWEQEFKGAFLVKGQQFMEYVSEQWQLYRLEKEREKQERHLKKSQQMETEMLYGSTPRTPIKRRVLSPHGPAKVSKLHGTSSISATPNSTVRSVFGGAISHSPTSRLPPSGKKLGWARTPTRTAAKPPRPRLRERNKENVSQLDGTTLSGGCTPTAPAQRNHSISSVASTYSEFARGLSKASSFENTSNVLNSTTNNAA is encoded by the exons ATGGAGTGcggagggaagaggaaaag CGAGGTGCTGGCGGCCGAGGCCGTGTGCTGCCTGAATCGGGCCATGGCGACGCTGCGGGACATCTGGGAAGAGATCGGTATTCCCGAGGAGCAGCGCCTGGAGCGCACTGACGCCGTCAGGAAGCACATCAAG AGTCTCCTGGACATGATggtggcagaggaggaaagCCTGAAGGAGCGTCTGCTGAAGGGCATCGCCCTGTGTCGGAAGGACCTGGACACCCTGTGCAaggagctccagctgggcttCTTTGAG ACAGAGGAGGAATGTACCATCCTGCAGATGGAGAAGAACCTGCGCACGCGTGTGGAGGCGCTACAGAAGCAGAAGCAGGACCggaagcaggagctgaaggccCTGCAGGAACAGGACCGAGACCTGTGTGACATCCTGTGCACATCTCTGTTCAGCATCGACAGCGGGAgtgtgcccagcctggaggaCCTGGACCGCTACCGGCGCCATGTGGCCTCCCTCAACACCCTGAAG GAGCAAAGGCGGGAAGAATTTGTCACCAACAAGCGTCAGATCATTCTGCTCATGGAGGAGCTGGACCACACCCCAGACACCAGCTTTGAGCGGGACGTGGtgtgtgaggatgaggaggcgTTCTGCCTGTCCAAGGACAACATCATGGCCCTCCAGAACCTGCTGCAGCAG ctggaagcCCGGCGGGCCCTGAACGAGGCGGTGTGCGCGGAGCTGCGCACCAGGATCGTCGCGCTCTGGGAAAGGCTGCAGATCCCACAGGAGGAGAGAGAGTCCTCGGCCGTGCACCTGGCTGGGGCCAGAGTCAAAACTAGGAGAGCT ctgcagcaggaagtgGACCGTCTGGAGGAGCTGAAGTTGCAGAACATGAAATCCGTGATCCATGCAATCCGGGCAGAGCTGGCTGACTACTGGGACAAATGCTTCTACAGccaagagcagagggaaaactTCAGCCCCTTCTATGATG AGGATTACACAGAGACCCTGCTCGAGCTGCATGATGCTGAGGTGGGCAAAATGAAGATCTACTATGAAACACACAAAGATCTGTTTGAGGCTGTGCAGAAGTGGGAGGAGAACTGGAAGctgttcctggagctggag AGTAAAGCAACTGACCCCAGTCGCTTCACCAATCGTGGAGGAAACCTTCTGAAGGAGGAGAAGCAGCGAGCAAAGCTGCAGAAGACGCTGTCTAGG ctgcaggaggagctggagagaaagGTCCAGAGTTGGGAGCAGGAGTTCAAGGGAGCTTTCCTGGTGAAGGGGCAGCAGTTCATGGAGTATGTGtcagagcagtggcagctgtACCGTCtagagaaggagagggagaagcagGAGCGG CACCTGAAGAAGAGCCAGCAAATGGAGACGGAGATGCTGTACGGCAGCACCCCACGGACACCCATTAAGCGGCGCGTGCTCAGCCCCCATGGGCCTGCCAAAGTAAGCAAG CTCCATGGCACCTCCAGCATCAGCGCCACACCCAACAGCACTGTTCGCTCAGTCTTTGGGGGAGCCATCTCCCACTCGCCCACATCTCGGCTGCCGCCCTCCGGGAAGAAG ctgggctgggcccGGACCCCCACCCGCACGGCAGCCAAGCCCCCCCGACCCCGGCTGAGGGAGCGGAACAAGGAAAATGTGTCCCAGCTGGACGGAACCACCCTGAGCGGTGGGTgcacccccacagcccctgcccagcgTAACCACAGCATTAGTTCTGTTGCCAGCACCTATTCTGAGTTTGCG CGCGGACTTTCAAAGGCTTCCAGCTTTGAAAACACCTCTAATGTTCTTAACTCCACCACCAACAACGCTGCATGA
- the RCCD1 gene encoding RCC1 domain-containing protein 1 isoform X2, translating to MAAAAGVWMAFGFSPEEAAGEPGPGPGPWRLEAGPEGISRVWPAWSYVVVDTGAGLEVRSAGLRRRLPGWAEALPSETHLVLRAREVARAWRREAALTGALHDEPAWSRALPPEPRQPLPLLPGGFATPRPPFFTALPAGVRARRLVLGTEHALALGAAGEVFTWGGGRHGQLGHGLLESELQPRLVEALAGVPMQAVAAGGWHSASVSEAGDLYVWGWNESGQLALPSKALAEERAQDEDTGAGVPGTPGSTTGRGGQRGQLWVPTHSRRHTKRGALHLGLG from the exons ATGGCGGCGGCCGCTGGCGTGTGGATGGCGTTCGGGTTCAGCCCCGAGGAGGCGGCCGGggagccgggcccgggcccgggcccgtGGCGGCTGGAGGCGGGCCCCGAGGGGATCTCCCGCGTGTGGCCCGCCTGGAGCTACGTGGTCGTGGACACCG GCGCGGGGCTGGAGGTGCGGagcgcggggctgcggcggcggctgcCGGGCTGGGCCGAGGCGCTGCCGTCCGAGACGCACCTGGTGCTGCGGGCCCGGGAGGTGGCCCGCGCCtggcggcgggaggcggcgctGACGGGAGCGCTGCACGACGAGCCCGCCTGGAgccgggcgctgccgccggAGCCCCGCCAGCCGCTGCCGCTCCTGCCCGGCGGCTTCGCCACGCCGCGGCCGCCGTTCTTCACCGCCCTGCCGGCTGGCGTGCGCGCCCGGCGGCTGGTTCTGGGCACGGAGCACGCCCTAGCGCTGGGCGCCGCCGGGGAGGTGTTTACCTGGGGCGGTGGCAG GCACGGGCAGCTGGGCCACGGGCTGCTGGAGTCGGAGCTGCAGCCGCGGCTGGTGGAGGCGCTGGCCGGGGTGCCCATGCAGGCGGTGGCGGCGGGCGGGTGGCACTCGGCCAGCGTTAGCG AGGCAGGAGACCTGTACGTGTGGGGCTGGAACGAGTCAGGACAGCTGGCTCTGCCCTCCAAAGCGCTGGCGGAGGAGCGGGCGCAAGATGAGGACACGGGCGCAG GCGTTCCCGGCACTCCTGGATCTACCACAGGACGTGGAGGTCAGCGCGGTCAGCTGTGGGTCCCGACACACAGCCGTCGTCACAC GAAGCGGGGAGCTCTACACCTGGGGCTGGG GTAA
- the RCCD1 gene encoding RCC1 domain-containing protein 1 isoform X1, whose protein sequence is MAAAAGVWMAFGFSPEEAAGEPGPGPGPWRLEAGPEGISRVWPAWSYVVVDTGAGLEVRSAGLRRRLPGWAEALPSETHLVLRAREVARAWRREAALTGALHDEPAWSRALPPEPRQPLPLLPGGFATPRPPFFTALPAGVRARRLVLGTEHALALGAAGEVFTWGGGRHGQLGHGLLESELQPRLVEALAGVPMQAVAAGGWHSASVSEAGDLYVWGWNESGQLALPSKALAEERAQDEDTGAGNTKLMPCREQLAAEDAEFISIQAFPALLDLPQDVEVSAVSCGSRHTAVVTRSGELYTWGWGKYGQLGHGNNISSDQARRVEHLVAKGLRVEEVVCGPWTTYIRVQEL, encoded by the exons ATGGCGGCGGCCGCTGGCGTGTGGATGGCGTTCGGGTTCAGCCCCGAGGAGGCGGCCGGggagccgggcccgggcccgggcccgtGGCGGCTGGAGGCGGGCCCCGAGGGGATCTCCCGCGTGTGGCCCGCCTGGAGCTACGTGGTCGTGGACACCG GCGCGGGGCTGGAGGTGCGGagcgcggggctgcggcggcggctgcCGGGCTGGGCCGAGGCGCTGCCGTCCGAGACGCACCTGGTGCTGCGGGCCCGGGAGGTGGCCCGCGCCtggcggcgggaggcggcgctGACGGGAGCGCTGCACGACGAGCCCGCCTGGAgccgggcgctgccgccggAGCCCCGCCAGCCGCTGCCGCTCCTGCCCGGCGGCTTCGCCACGCCGCGGCCGCCGTTCTTCACCGCCCTGCCGGCTGGCGTGCGCGCCCGGCGGCTGGTTCTGGGCACGGAGCACGCCCTAGCGCTGGGCGCCGCCGGGGAGGTGTTTACCTGGGGCGGTGGCAG GCACGGGCAGCTGGGCCACGGGCTGCTGGAGTCGGAGCTGCAGCCGCGGCTGGTGGAGGCGCTGGCCGGGGTGCCCATGCAGGCGGTGGCGGCGGGCGGGTGGCACTCGGCCAGCGTTAGCG AGGCAGGAGACCTGTACGTGTGGGGCTGGAACGAGTCAGGACAGCTGGCTCTGCCCTCCAAAGCGCTGGCGGAGGAGCGGGCGCAAGATGAGGACACGGGCGCAG GGAACACCAAGCTGATGCCCTGCCGGGAGCAGTTGGCTGCTGAGGATGCTGAGTTCATCTCTATCCAGGCGTTCCCGGCACTCCTGGATCTACCACAGGACGTGGAGGTCAGCGCGGTCAGCTGTGGGTCCCGACACACAGCCGTCGTCACAC GAAGCGGGGAGCTCTACACCTGGGGCTGGG GTAAATACGGACAGCTGGGACACGGGAACAACATCAGCTCTGACCAGGCACGCCGTGTTGAGCACCTGGTGGCCAAGGGGTTGCGAGTGGAGGAGGTGGTATGTGGGCCCTGGACCACCTATATAcgtgtgcaggagctgtga
- the PRC1 gene encoding protein regulator of cytokinesis 1 isoform X3, whose product MECGGKRKSEVLAAEAVCCLNRAMATLRDIWEEIGIPEEQRLERTDAVRKHIKSLLDMMVAEEESLKERLLKGIALCRKDLDTLCKELQLGFFETEEECTILQMEKNLRTRVEALQKQKQDRKQELKALQEQDRDLCDILCTSLFSIDSGSVPSLEDLDRYRRHVASLNTLKEQRREEFVTNKRQIILLMEELDHTPDTSFERDVVCEDEEAFCLSKDNIMALQNLLQQLEARRALNEAVCAELRTRIVALWERLQIPQEERESSAVHLAGARVKTRRALQQEVDRLEELKLQNMKSVIHAIRAELADYWDKCFYSQEQRENFSPFYDEDYTETLLELHDAEVGKMKIYYETHKDLFEAVQKWEENWKLFLELESKATDPSRFTNRGGNLLKEEKQRAKLQKTLSRLQEELERKVQSWEQEFKGAFLVKGQQFMEYVSEQWQLYRLEKEREKQERHLKKSQQMETEMLYGSTPRTPIKRRVLSPHGPAKVSKLHGTSSISATPNSTVRSVFGGAISHSPTSRLPPSGKKLGWARTPTRTAAKPPRPRLRERNKENVSQLDGTTLSARTFKGFQL is encoded by the exons ATGGAGTGcggagggaagaggaaaag CGAGGTGCTGGCGGCCGAGGCCGTGTGCTGCCTGAATCGGGCCATGGCGACGCTGCGGGACATCTGGGAAGAGATCGGTATTCCCGAGGAGCAGCGCCTGGAGCGCACTGACGCCGTCAGGAAGCACATCAAG AGTCTCCTGGACATGATggtggcagaggaggaaagCCTGAAGGAGCGTCTGCTGAAGGGCATCGCCCTGTGTCGGAAGGACCTGGACACCCTGTGCAaggagctccagctgggcttCTTTGAG ACAGAGGAGGAATGTACCATCCTGCAGATGGAGAAGAACCTGCGCACGCGTGTGGAGGCGCTACAGAAGCAGAAGCAGGACCggaagcaggagctgaaggccCTGCAGGAACAGGACCGAGACCTGTGTGACATCCTGTGCACATCTCTGTTCAGCATCGACAGCGGGAgtgtgcccagcctggaggaCCTGGACCGCTACCGGCGCCATGTGGCCTCCCTCAACACCCTGAAG GAGCAAAGGCGGGAAGAATTTGTCACCAACAAGCGTCAGATCATTCTGCTCATGGAGGAGCTGGACCACACCCCAGACACCAGCTTTGAGCGGGACGTGGtgtgtgaggatgaggaggcgTTCTGCCTGTCCAAGGACAACATCATGGCCCTCCAGAACCTGCTGCAGCAG ctggaagcCCGGCGGGCCCTGAACGAGGCGGTGTGCGCGGAGCTGCGCACCAGGATCGTCGCGCTCTGGGAAAGGCTGCAGATCCCACAGGAGGAGAGAGAGTCCTCGGCCGTGCACCTGGCTGGGGCCAGAGTCAAAACTAGGAGAGCT ctgcagcaggaagtgGACCGTCTGGAGGAGCTGAAGTTGCAGAACATGAAATCCGTGATCCATGCAATCCGGGCAGAGCTGGCTGACTACTGGGACAAATGCTTCTACAGccaagagcagagggaaaactTCAGCCCCTTCTATGATG AGGATTACACAGAGACCCTGCTCGAGCTGCATGATGCTGAGGTGGGCAAAATGAAGATCTACTATGAAACACACAAAGATCTGTTTGAGGCTGTGCAGAAGTGGGAGGAGAACTGGAAGctgttcctggagctggag AGTAAAGCAACTGACCCCAGTCGCTTCACCAATCGTGGAGGAAACCTTCTGAAGGAGGAGAAGCAGCGAGCAAAGCTGCAGAAGACGCTGTCTAGG ctgcaggaggagctggagagaaagGTCCAGAGTTGGGAGCAGGAGTTCAAGGGAGCTTTCCTGGTGAAGGGGCAGCAGTTCATGGAGTATGTGtcagagcagtggcagctgtACCGTCtagagaaggagagggagaagcagGAGCGG CACCTGAAGAAGAGCCAGCAAATGGAGACGGAGATGCTGTACGGCAGCACCCCACGGACACCCATTAAGCGGCGCGTGCTCAGCCCCCATGGGCCTGCCAAAGTAAGCAAG CTCCATGGCACCTCCAGCATCAGCGCCACACCCAACAGCACTGTTCGCTCAGTCTTTGGGGGAGCCATCTCCCACTCGCCCACATCTCGGCTGCCGCCCTCCGGGAAGAAG ctgggctgggcccGGACCCCCACCCGCACGGCAGCCAAGCCCCCCCGACCCCGGCTGAGGGAGCGGAACAAGGAAAATGTGTCCCAGCTGGACGGAACCACCCTGAGCG CGCGGACTTTCAAAGGCTTCCAGCTTTGA
- the PRC1 gene encoding protein regulator of cytokinesis 1 isoform X2: protein MECGGKRKSEVLAAEAVCCLNRAMATLRDIWEEIGIPEEQRLERTDAVRKHIKSLLDMMVAEEESLKERLLKGIALCRKDLDTLCKELQLGFFETEEECTILQMEKNLRTRVEALQKQKQDRKQELKALQEQDRDLCDILCTSLFSIDSGSVPSLEDLDRYRRHVASLNTLKEQRREEFVTNKRQIILLMEELDHTPDTSFERDVVCEDEEAFCLSKDNIMALQNLLQQLEARRALNEAVCAELRTRIVALWERLQIPQEERESSAVHLAGARVKTRRALQQEVDRLEELKLQNMKSVIHAIRAELADYWDKCFYSQEQRENFSPFYDEDYTETLLELHDAEVGKMKIYYETHKDLFEAVQKWEENWKLFLELESKATDPSRFTNRGGNLLKEEKQRAKLQKTLSRLQEELERKVQSWEQEFKGAFLVKGQQFMEYVSEQWQLYRLEKEREKQERHLKKSQQMETEMLYGSTPRTPIKRRVLSPHGPAKLHGTSSISATPNSTVRSVFGGAISHSPTSRLPPSGKKLGWARTPTRTAAKPPRPRLRERNKENVSQLDGTTLSGGCTPTAPAQRNHSISSVASTYSEFARGLSKASSFENTSNVLNSTTNNAA, encoded by the exons ATGGAGTGcggagggaagaggaaaag CGAGGTGCTGGCGGCCGAGGCCGTGTGCTGCCTGAATCGGGCCATGGCGACGCTGCGGGACATCTGGGAAGAGATCGGTATTCCCGAGGAGCAGCGCCTGGAGCGCACTGACGCCGTCAGGAAGCACATCAAG AGTCTCCTGGACATGATggtggcagaggaggaaagCCTGAAGGAGCGTCTGCTGAAGGGCATCGCCCTGTGTCGGAAGGACCTGGACACCCTGTGCAaggagctccagctgggcttCTTTGAG ACAGAGGAGGAATGTACCATCCTGCAGATGGAGAAGAACCTGCGCACGCGTGTGGAGGCGCTACAGAAGCAGAAGCAGGACCggaagcaggagctgaaggccCTGCAGGAACAGGACCGAGACCTGTGTGACATCCTGTGCACATCTCTGTTCAGCATCGACAGCGGGAgtgtgcccagcctggaggaCCTGGACCGCTACCGGCGCCATGTGGCCTCCCTCAACACCCTGAAG GAGCAAAGGCGGGAAGAATTTGTCACCAACAAGCGTCAGATCATTCTGCTCATGGAGGAGCTGGACCACACCCCAGACACCAGCTTTGAGCGGGACGTGGtgtgtgaggatgaggaggcgTTCTGCCTGTCCAAGGACAACATCATGGCCCTCCAGAACCTGCTGCAGCAG ctggaagcCCGGCGGGCCCTGAACGAGGCGGTGTGCGCGGAGCTGCGCACCAGGATCGTCGCGCTCTGGGAAAGGCTGCAGATCCCACAGGAGGAGAGAGAGTCCTCGGCCGTGCACCTGGCTGGGGCCAGAGTCAAAACTAGGAGAGCT ctgcagcaggaagtgGACCGTCTGGAGGAGCTGAAGTTGCAGAACATGAAATCCGTGATCCATGCAATCCGGGCAGAGCTGGCTGACTACTGGGACAAATGCTTCTACAGccaagagcagagggaaaactTCAGCCCCTTCTATGATG AGGATTACACAGAGACCCTGCTCGAGCTGCATGATGCTGAGGTGGGCAAAATGAAGATCTACTATGAAACACACAAAGATCTGTTTGAGGCTGTGCAGAAGTGGGAGGAGAACTGGAAGctgttcctggagctggag AGTAAAGCAACTGACCCCAGTCGCTTCACCAATCGTGGAGGAAACCTTCTGAAGGAGGAGAAGCAGCGAGCAAAGCTGCAGAAGACGCTGTCTAGG ctgcaggaggagctggagagaaagGTCCAGAGTTGGGAGCAGGAGTTCAAGGGAGCTTTCCTGGTGAAGGGGCAGCAGTTCATGGAGTATGTGtcagagcagtggcagctgtACCGTCtagagaaggagagggagaagcagGAGCGG CACCTGAAGAAGAGCCAGCAAATGGAGACGGAGATGCTGTACGGCAGCACCCCACGGACACCCATTAAGCGGCGCGTGCTCAGCCCCCATGGGCCTGCCAAA CTCCATGGCACCTCCAGCATCAGCGCCACACCCAACAGCACTGTTCGCTCAGTCTTTGGGGGAGCCATCTCCCACTCGCCCACATCTCGGCTGCCGCCCTCCGGGAAGAAG ctgggctgggcccGGACCCCCACCCGCACGGCAGCCAAGCCCCCCCGACCCCGGCTGAGGGAGCGGAACAAGGAAAATGTGTCCCAGCTGGACGGAACCACCCTGAGCGGTGGGTgcacccccacagcccctgcccagcgTAACCACAGCATTAGTTCTGTTGCCAGCACCTATTCTGAGTTTGCG CGCGGACTTTCAAAGGCTTCCAGCTTTGAAAACACCTCTAATGTTCTTAACTCCACCACCAACAACGCTGCATGA